The genomic segment AGCCGGTGGCTCAGATTGTTCCCTTGTCCAAGGGGCGGGCGCCCAAGCGCCGTCGCCTGGGTTTGGCCAAGGGCATGGGCAAGGTCACCGCCGCGTTTTTCGAGCCCTTGTCCGACCGGGATCTGCCGGGATTTGGCCTATGAAATGCCTCCTGGACACCGCGACCTTTCTTTGGATGATCTTTGGCGAGGAGGCGAGGCTTTCTAAGCGGGCGCTGAGGATAGTTCAGGAAAGCGAAGAAATTCATTTGAGCGCCGTCTCGGTATGGGAGATCGTTATTAAATACGGAATTGGAAAACTTTCCTTGAAGGCTCATCCCAAGACTTGGTTGCCGGAGATTGTCCTCGAGATGGGGCTAAAGTCCCTTCCCATCTCCCAGCGCCATGTCCTGGAAGTCGCCGAGTTGAAAGACG from the Deltaproteobacteria bacterium PRO3 genome contains:
- a CDS encoding type II toxin-antitoxin system Phd/YefM family antitoxin is translated as MTKLNIHEAKTHLSKYLLKVEEGETVLLCRNGKPVAQIVPLSKGRAPKRRRLGLAKGMGKVTAAFFEPLSDRDLPGFGL
- a CDS encoding type II toxin-antitoxin system VapC family toxin; the encoded protein is MKCLLDTATFLWMIFGEEARLSKRALRIVQESEEIHLSAVSVWEIVIKYGIGKLSLKAHPKTWLPEIVLEMGLKSLPISQRHVLEVAELKD